A genome region from Candidatus Hydrogenedentota bacterium includes the following:
- a CDS encoding glycosyltransferase, with product MSAHYDLSIVIPAYNEERRISATLAGLDAFARRSGLSCEVCVVLDGCTDGTAAVVRAFLEGDPAADFLLIELPANAGKGAAVKHGVMQAHGKVVAFTDADLPYALDRVPEVLDLFRREPGLQLVVGARDLDASQQSAPVPLRRRFLGGAYSVLVRSVLNTRIADTQCGFKFFRGDTVRRLFERVTIPGFGFDVEVIHIARVNRWRIERVPVHLLNMDGSSMRLVRDSTRMFWELLLIRLRDLRRFYALDLERDQIPAEYQHRALHEGRRAQRTWHGNRLRMLAHVLRAHKVAGRGIDAGCGSGIALPELVKVSPLVVALDNNPACLTFVKAVYGAAGCSPVAGAVQLLPLRDAALDWATLLEVIEHHTPEDGQRTIEELRRVLKPGGLLFLTTPNRRSAWPLVEYLLDSLGLTPRMGGDQHLSSFDRRSLRALLENHGYEVITLGAFNFVSPWLGILSQGLAGAVFQVEQRLTWLPGALLFCLARKRAQGT from the coding sequence TCGTCATACCCGCGTACAACGAGGAACGCCGGATCTCGGCGACGCTCGCGGGGCTCGACGCCTTTGCGCGCCGGTCGGGGCTCTCCTGCGAGGTCTGCGTGGTCCTGGATGGCTGCACCGACGGCACGGCAGCCGTGGTCCGCGCATTCCTCGAAGGCGACCCGGCAGCGGACTTTCTCTTGATCGAACTGCCCGCGAATGCGGGCAAGGGCGCCGCGGTAAAACACGGGGTCATGCAAGCGCACGGCAAGGTCGTGGCGTTCACCGATGCCGACCTGCCCTATGCGCTGGACCGCGTGCCCGAGGTACTGGACCTGTTCCGTCGGGAACCCGGCCTCCAACTCGTGGTGGGCGCGCGGGACTTGGACGCGTCGCAGCAGTCCGCGCCGGTCCCATTGCGGCGGCGCTTCTTGGGCGGCGCATACTCGGTCCTCGTGCGCAGCGTGCTGAACACGCGCATCGCCGATACGCAATGCGGTTTCAAGTTCTTTCGCGGCGACACGGTCAGGCGACTTTTCGAACGCGTCACGATCCCCGGGTTCGGTTTCGACGTCGAGGTAATCCATATTGCGCGGGTGAACCGGTGGCGTATCGAGCGCGTGCCGGTGCACCTGTTGAACATGGACGGATCGAGCATGCGGCTCGTGCGCGATTCCACGCGCATGTTCTGGGAATTGCTGCTGATCCGGCTGCGCGATTTGCGCCGGTTTTATGCGCTGGACCTCGAGCGCGACCAAATCCCGGCGGAATATCAACATCGCGCGCTGCACGAAGGCCGGCGCGCGCAACGGACCTGGCATGGCAACCGGCTGCGCATGTTGGCGCACGTGCTGCGCGCGCACAAAGTCGCCGGCCGCGGCATCGACGCGGGCTGCGGTTCGGGCATCGCGCTACCGGAGCTCGTGAAGGTGTCTCCGCTTGTTGTGGCGCTCGACAACAACCCGGCATGCCTGACCTTCGTGAAGGCAGTCTACGGCGCCGCCGGCTGCTCGCCTGTCGCGGGCGCTGTTCAACTACTCCCCTTGCGCGACGCCGCGCTGGACTGGGCCACGCTGCTCGAAGTGATCGAACATCACACGCCAGAAGACGGGCAGCGCACCATCGAGGAACTGCGCCGCGTCTTGAAACCGGGCGGCTTACTGTTCCTGACCACGCCGAACCGGCGCAGCGCGTGGCCGCTGGTCGAGTATCTGCTCGACAGCCTTGGCTTGACGCCGCGCATGGGCGGCGATCAGCATTTGAGCAGTTTTGACCGGCGCAGCCTGCGCGCGCTGCTGGAGAACCACGGATACGAGGTGATTACGCTGGGCGCGTTCAATTTCGTCAGCCCGTGGCTGGGCATTCTGTCTCAAGGCTTGGCCGGCGCGGTCTTCCAGGTCGAGCAACGGCTCACGTGGCTGCCGGGCGCCTTGCTGTTTTGCCTCGCTCGCAAGCGTGCGCAGGGAACATGA